The Rhodopirellula bahusiensis genome window below encodes:
- a CDS encoding metallophosphoesterase family protein: MVPRRQIFISSDWHLGGDVDVAVDGNVAELGTSIFRSTLALTTFLDSIGEAAKAFDGITEVVINGDMVDFLAPDQDGTYNPIAWQNDSRVIRAQLDNIANRFELPDGRGPFKSLRTLVDIGCELTVILGNHDLELCLPGVRRHFERLCAGDNGKIRFIYDGEAYTRGKLLIEHGNQYDPFNAVDYNLLRQERSHLSRGFVVDDAERGERFFDPPPGSSIVVDIVNPTIREAPFLNLLKPEVDAAVPLLLAFYPETRPFFEAAFRRGWKLFRKTIRNNKESNPALMAAGEQSPYRSLNDFLRDTMGNDAEPFLSPPSRSGQLSDTPDAHGSLMRTLSEQASRAIDLTCPWKIYDNLKASMDEGRMNLVRLALKRVRDADSFDRKTESERYLAPSRKMTEYGGYDVVIFGHTHFPKDIELPHGRYINAGTWADVLRLPSGISSDNAATANLSIEKFLNDMKSKNYTDYTIRNPSFVHAVVEPDGSVDAKLKTADNKGEVIGG, encoded by the coding sequence ATGGTACCTCGGCGACAAATCTTCATCTCCTCAGACTGGCACTTAGGCGGCGATGTTGACGTCGCAGTGGATGGCAACGTCGCGGAACTTGGGACAAGCATTTTTCGCTCCACACTTGCGCTGACCACTTTTCTGGATTCGATCGGCGAAGCAGCAAAAGCTTTTGATGGCATCACCGAGGTGGTCATCAACGGTGATATGGTGGACTTTCTCGCGCCTGACCAAGATGGCACCTACAACCCCATAGCCTGGCAGAACGATTCTCGTGTAATTCGAGCGCAACTCGATAATATTGCAAACCGATTCGAGCTGCCCGATGGCAGAGGGCCATTCAAGTCATTACGAACATTGGTAGACATCGGATGCGAACTTACCGTAATCCTTGGGAACCACGATCTTGAATTGTGTTTGCCCGGTGTACGACGTCACTTCGAACGGCTGTGCGCCGGTGACAACGGTAAAATTCGATTTATCTACGACGGGGAAGCTTACACGCGCGGTAAACTGCTGATCGAACATGGCAACCAGTACGATCCGTTCAATGCAGTTGACTACAACTTGCTCAGACAAGAAAGATCCCATTTATCGCGTGGATTCGTTGTGGACGACGCTGAGCGAGGGGAGCGTTTCTTCGACCCACCTCCCGGTAGCTCGATTGTCGTCGACATCGTGAACCCCACAATCAGAGAAGCTCCATTTCTCAACTTGCTAAAGCCCGAGGTTGATGCCGCGGTGCCACTTTTGCTCGCTTTTTACCCCGAAACTCGACCGTTTTTTGAAGCCGCATTTCGCCGAGGGTGGAAGCTGTTTCGGAAGACAATCCGAAACAACAAGGAATCAAACCCAGCTCTTATGGCTGCCGGTGAGCAATCTCCGTACCGATCTTTGAATGATTTCTTGCGAGATACCATGGGAAACGATGCTGAGCCGTTTCTGAGCCCTCCGTCTAGGAGCGGTCAACTGTCCGACACGCCTGATGCGCACGGCTCGCTGATGCGAACGCTTTCTGAACAAGCATCCAGAGCGATTGACCTAACGTGTCCATGGAAGATCTACGATAACTTGAAGGCCAGTATGGACGAAGGCCGGATGAATCTTGTTCGCTTGGCCCTCAAACGCGTTCGAGATGCTGACAGCTTCGATCGGAAAACCGAGTCCGAGCGTTATCTGGCGCCATCGCGGAAGATGACGGAGTATGGCGGATACGACGTTGTGATTTTTGGCCACACTCACTTCCCTAAAGACATCGAATTACCACATGGTAGGTACATCAATGCGGGAACTTGGGCAGACGTACTACGATTACCGTCGGGGATTAGTAGCGACAATGCCGCTACCGCCAACCTGTCGATCGAAAAGTTTTTGAATGATATGAAATCTAAGAATTACACAGATTACACGATTAGAAACCCCAGTTTCGTACATGCGGTTGTTGAACCCGACGGCAGTGTCGACGCGAAATTGAAAACTGCTGACAATAAAGGCGAGGTTATTGGTGGTTGA
- a CDS encoding ABC-three component system protein, whose product MVDYRHSIARLLLNGKHFGSAWLMASNVVCTASHCVKGCTLGAEIELDFPSGKTTGKLIVDDKQLDIALIEISTMTGVKPLVMVARPTSLTGSVRWELHGYPVGLHETGLQNSGLKLAGLVRDAHASIDNAPAMQLFCEEGGKLPAGEKSVFAGVSGCPILLRVRESDESLSVVGVMSQHGHSTDSILYCTPIDAVTTTYAEHFPGMSIKSWDGIRRFPTIINDDKVYRSNLDTTLLDNIWKDGFTGFWCNVRTDESQWLSSAVQRIVVHSPFMQTRPTTTLHVAGKRSWRSGCIKCAEEWIPLTGKTPESFIEKYVFEEVDSTTVPQGGSSFATADELGLYLQKLCNDWTLLQLRDRLAEVFDDHAGLLNYEIAADILDPMKTVWRQWVTALESDPTLNHHFLGLMLSCDGAKEMSDSANGVGPDTLDACIVPTVAFTLAVCAGLPVSIQSPKGQAPGNLGDDAMSGHSCGVQTISRKTLKMAAKTHRWRTSFVMLPHLDLAWETFHGTQSTLNKNVGQVAKSLNEEPAASIVLPSDVELLTAIANGLAELRTLLRDRCELLVSQQEEYVDGAKHVDA is encoded by the coding sequence GTGGTTGACTATCGACACAGCATCGCTCGTTTGCTTCTGAACGGGAAGCATTTTGGTTCGGCGTGGCTAATGGCAAGCAACGTTGTCTGTACGGCTTCTCATTGTGTTAAGGGTTGCACATTAGGAGCAGAAATCGAACTGGATTTTCCCTCTGGAAAGACAACTGGAAAACTAATAGTCGACGACAAGCAATTAGACATAGCGCTGATCGAAATCAGCACCATGACAGGTGTAAAACCCCTTGTGATGGTTGCACGCCCAACAAGCTTGACAGGTTCCGTTCGGTGGGAATTGCACGGTTATCCGGTGGGTTTGCACGAAACGGGTCTTCAAAACAGCGGTCTTAAACTTGCTGGGTTAGTTCGCGACGCCCACGCATCAATCGACAATGCACCAGCAATGCAACTTTTCTGTGAAGAAGGTGGAAAGTTGCCCGCTGGCGAAAAGTCGGTTTTCGCTGGCGTTTCCGGCTGTCCTATTTTACTGCGCGTTCGTGAATCCGATGAGTCGCTTTCCGTTGTAGGTGTGATGTCACAACACGGGCATTCAACTGATAGCATTTTGTACTGCACACCGATCGATGCTGTGACCACAACTTATGCCGAACACTTTCCAGGCATGTCAATCAAGTCATGGGATGGTATTCGCAGGTTCCCGACGATCATCAATGATGACAAAGTCTATCGAAGCAATCTTGACACGACATTGCTCGACAATATTTGGAAGGACGGCTTCACGGGATTCTGGTGCAATGTTCGCACTGACGAATCACAATGGCTATCAAGCGCGGTTCAGCGAATCGTTGTTCATTCACCATTCATGCAAACGCGGCCCACCACTACTCTGCATGTTGCTGGAAAGCGATCTTGGAGATCAGGCTGTATCAAGTGTGCTGAGGAATGGATTCCATTGACCGGCAAGACCCCAGAGAGTTTTATTGAAAAGTATGTCTTCGAGGAAGTTGATTCCACGACTGTGCCGCAGGGTGGTTCTTCATTCGCAACCGCCGACGAACTTGGATTGTACCTTCAGAAGTTATGCAACGACTGGACATTGCTCCAACTACGCGATCGACTTGCTGAAGTCTTCGACGATCACGCTGGACTATTAAACTATGAAATCGCGGCCGACATTCTCGATCCTATGAAGACTGTCTGGCGACAATGGGTGACGGCACTTGAAAGTGACCCAACTCTAAACCATCACTTTCTTGGACTCATGCTGTCGTGCGATGGAGCGAAAGAAATGTCTGATTCAGCTAATGGAGTAGGTCCAGATACACTAGATGCTTGTATCGTTCCAACTGTTGCGTTCACATTGGCCGTCTGTGCTGGCCTCCCAGTTTCGATTCAGTCTCCCAAGGGACAGGCTCCTGGAAACCTTGGTGATGACGCTATGAGCGGGCATTCTTGCGGAGTCCAAACCATCAGCCGGAAAACGCTGAAGATGGCCGCCAAGACACATCGTTGGCGAACCTCATTCGTAATGCTTCCTCATCTTGATCTTGCTTGGGAGACATTTCACGGAACCCAGTCAACCTTGAACAAAAATGTCGGTCAAGTTGCTAAGTCACTGAATGAAGAGCCAGCCGCGTCGATCGTGCTTCCAAGTGACGTTGAGTTGCTGACGGCGATTGCCAATGGTCTTGCAGAGTTGAGAACGCTTCTACGAGATCGTTGCGAATTGCTTGTCTCGCAACAAGAGGAATACGTCGATGGAGCGAAGCATGTTGACGCTTGA
- a CDS encoding ABC-three component system middle component 1, which yields MLTLDPQPVAAIVSAIAQECSVRGFELVANPEELVKSKTKSATMKDTLSGTTNKKTPLRPEMKDIAPPAGLYIESHSSYAIQVGQLEVKLTPGEWSNAYRDLLLSRWHGYQQYAATARTWLQSNYSDDLNLFLVGPPGSKDEAEWRNFSEVIERNELVCRKLVWLPSKNEQEWPAQIDEFIERTFLAEPWKVAHTSKSANLDALSGASDDFSSWQKILERPEFRSESRDHDDLVKALLESLES from the coding sequence ATGTTGACGCTTGACCCACAACCCGTAGCAGCGATTGTTTCCGCAATAGCTCAGGAATGTAGCGTCCGGGGATTTGAGCTTGTCGCTAATCCGGAAGAGCTGGTGAAATCGAAAACCAAGTCGGCGACAATGAAAGACACGCTCTCCGGAACGACTAATAAAAAAACGCCACTCCGGCCGGAAATGAAAGACATTGCGCCTCCCGCAGGCTTGTATATTGAGAGTCACTCTTCTTATGCGATCCAGGTGGGCCAACTCGAAGTCAAACTAACGCCGGGCGAGTGGAGCAATGCCTATCGTGACCTCTTGCTTTCCCGGTGGCATGGCTACCAACAATATGCTGCCACGGCACGAACCTGGTTGCAGTCCAACTACAGCGACGATCTAAACCTCTTTCTAGTGGGCCCCCCGGGCAGTAAGGACGAAGCGGAATGGCGGAATTTCTCTGAGGTGATCGAACGCAATGAGTTGGTGTGTCGGAAGCTCGTATGGCTTCCCTCGAAAAACGAGCAGGAGTGGCCAGCCCAGATTGACGAGTTCATAGAGCGAACTTTTCTTGCGGAGCCTTGGAAGGTTGCGCATACAAGTAAGTCAGCGAATCTTGATGCGCTCTCTGGGGCATCTGACGATTTTTCTAGTTGGCAAAAGATTCTTGAGCGGCCCGAATTTCGATCAGAATCACGTGACCACGACGATCTAGTTAAGGCATTGCTGGAGTCACTTGAATCATGA
- a CDS encoding AAA family ATPase yields the protein MNRTYLSQIDISNFRSFGPNFSLDVPAKPGLVVIYGMNGLGKTTFFEAIEWLLTADARRISDSLRAGQLDKYLTRRDADDMSHQVAIKFGDEERRFVRTASTGPSPSELADFLTDSDWGSQPTDTTPYFRLTMFLPQSKRFRFEEEKPAEQWKLLEGPAGVERLRQVLQAVGSVKTKNAFERLISDLKNVAEKRQTQLKDWQELLRRRNDLQSQVSSVRVIEPSAAENSLQGVRESLAGLTDIDPLLEALNSEGNGTARKVSEIVQLLDETLEKRRESLQRLKDSSATCSEWETIASDIKNSNATIKRDLEKLNAETSDLDALISEKRRLTDLRKETDSELSTLKKRVALMRSRDLAVNTVKSATAKITELEDERHGIWGRLEKSKLKLNLLSESISKRAELAAELEGVNEKLSLLRQLQAKCDEYQTRASQAELNDKELESLRAEQVSVEEIATKAESRIAELAILEERILESKRLAVASAETVHKALATMCDHIEHDATTCPICQKSYKPGELYALAQKSLAEAGVDTVGLDASLKQVREELSELRLSLVEVTKRRSQLPSLIEQLVNLQADRFESWSEIEKLAIPFAFPGDDIAIAAKDAIEASQQNQSKLSSIIQDLPSSEELVASKSAIQTAITSDENRVSVLASEVIAQRNLIAEHKLIIDSAERDLASLKSADQSWEDFSKQLAEQQMTLGAQLSSLDMEVISANDAVKAKQASQSSVQRTVDQARRDLTVAESRKTVLSERWARNVGMGSPDSKNLGRLVASREEEIELIESNRRRCEQLSAGVDAWNANTQMRDIARRVEAECAKRDNCTEEAVSMSLDASIADAEMKITKAKDALAKAKEMADGLKEKADAFNDRALKPLTNRIQRFHDVLSPFRYQIEWTAKTAAGGGTKLTQSVSRSDGGSHREAPPLAELSDGQISVQGLATLFAASTEYRWSRWPALLLDDPLQSSDLLHASAFIDIIRGLIRDLGYQIFLSSHDMEEAQYIMRKCERSGITVTRCHLLGPGVNGVRWTTE from the coding sequence ATGAATCGAACCTACTTATCTCAAATCGATATCTCGAATTTTCGATCGTTTGGTCCGAACTTCAGTCTCGACGTTCCCGCCAAACCCGGTTTAGTAGTTATCTACGGAATGAATGGGCTTGGAAAGACAACATTCTTCGAGGCAATTGAATGGCTTCTGACGGCAGATGCACGTCGTATAAGCGATTCTCTGAGAGCTGGACAGCTGGACAAATATTTAACTCGACGCGACGCTGACGATATGAGTCATCAAGTTGCGATTAAGTTCGGTGACGAAGAGCGACGTTTCGTACGAACAGCCTCTACTGGACCGTCGCCTAGTGAACTAGCAGACTTCCTTACAGACTCTGACTGGGGTTCGCAACCCACGGACACAACGCCATATTTTCGCCTGACGATGTTTTTGCCTCAATCGAAGCGGTTCCGATTCGAGGAGGAAAAGCCAGCCGAGCAATGGAAACTTCTCGAAGGCCCCGCTGGCGTCGAGCGTCTCAGGCAGGTGCTTCAAGCAGTTGGCAGCGTTAAAACAAAAAATGCATTCGAACGACTGATTAGCGACCTGAAGAATGTTGCTGAGAAGCGGCAGACGCAGCTGAAGGACTGGCAAGAATTGCTACGCCGGCGGAATGACCTGCAGTCCCAAGTTTCAAGTGTGAGAGTAATCGAACCATCCGCTGCTGAAAATTCACTGCAGGGGGTTCGTGAATCGCTCGCAGGTCTTACAGATATTGATCCGCTGCTTGAAGCTTTGAACTCCGAAGGAAATGGAACTGCTCGCAAGGTATCTGAAATAGTTCAATTGCTTGACGAGACCCTTGAAAAACGTCGAGAAAGCTTGCAAAGGCTGAAAGATTCTTCAGCGACCTGTTCGGAATGGGAGACGATTGCAAGTGATATTAAAAATTCAAATGCAACAATCAAACGGGACTTGGAAAAGCTGAATGCAGAAACGTCAGACTTGGATGCTTTGATTTCTGAAAAACGCCGACTGACAGATTTGAGGAAAGAAACGGATTCTGAACTATCAACCCTCAAAAAGCGAGTCGCATTGATGCGAAGCAGAGATCTGGCAGTAAATACTGTTAAATCCGCCACCGCCAAAATCACTGAATTAGAAGATGAACGCCATGGAATCTGGGGTCGTTTAGAAAAATCCAAGCTGAAACTGAATTTGCTCAGTGAATCCATCTCGAAGCGAGCGGAACTCGCTGCTGAGCTTGAAGGTGTTAACGAGAAACTCTCGTTGCTTCGACAACTGCAAGCTAAATGCGATGAGTATCAAACACGGGCATCGCAAGCAGAGCTGAACGATAAAGAACTAGAATCACTCCGGGCTGAGCAAGTGTCAGTTGAGGAAATCGCAACAAAAGCGGAAAGCAGAATTGCTGAACTGGCGATTCTCGAAGAGAGGATCCTCGAGAGCAAGAGGCTGGCAGTGGCGAGTGCGGAGACAGTACACAAGGCGTTGGCGACAATGTGCGACCATATCGAGCATGATGCAACTACCTGTCCCATTTGCCAAAAAAGTTACAAGCCGGGAGAGCTTTACGCATTGGCCCAAAAATCTCTCGCTGAAGCAGGTGTCGACACAGTCGGGCTCGATGCTTCACTTAAGCAAGTTAGGGAAGAACTATCAGAGTTGCGTTTGTCGCTCGTCGAGGTGACCAAGCGACGTTCTCAACTCCCGAGTTTGATTGAACAGCTTGTCAACTTGCAGGCAGACCGCTTTGAATCCTGGAGCGAGATTGAGAAGTTGGCTATTCCATTCGCATTTCCAGGTGATGACATTGCGATTGCAGCAAAGGATGCAATCGAAGCGTCTCAGCAGAATCAATCGAAATTGTCGTCTATTATACAAGACCTGCCTTCTTCGGAAGAGTTGGTTGCGAGCAAGAGCGCCATACAGACAGCAATCACATCCGATGAGAACCGCGTGAGCGTGCTTGCTAGTGAAGTTATCGCACAACGTAACCTGATAGCGGAACATAAACTGATAATTGACAGTGCCGAGCGTGACTTGGCATCCCTTAAATCGGCAGATCAGAGTTGGGAGGATTTCTCTAAACAATTAGCAGAACAGCAGATGACGTTGGGCGCTCAACTTTCCTCGCTGGATATGGAAGTTATATCGGCGAACGACGCGGTGAAGGCAAAGCAAGCATCGCAATCGAGCGTTCAACGAACGGTAGATCAAGCTCGTCGCGATCTGACTGTGGCTGAATCGCGAAAAACGGTTCTCTCGGAAAGGTGGGCGCGAAACGTCGGCATGGGAAGCCCTGACTCAAAGAACCTTGGTCGATTGGTGGCATCGAGAGAAGAAGAAATTGAACTTATCGAATCGAACAGGCGAAGATGTGAACAGTTAAGTGCTGGTGTCGATGCTTGGAACGCAAACACTCAAATGCGTGACATTGCGAGAAGAGTAGAAGCGGAGTGTGCGAAACGGGACAACTGCACGGAAGAAGCTGTGTCTATGTCTCTCGACGCATCAATTGCAGACGCCGAGATGAAAATCACAAAAGCGAAAGATGCATTAGCCAAAGCGAAAGAGATGGCAGACGGGCTGAAGGAGAAGGCAGATGCTTTTAACGATCGCGCGTTAAAGCCGTTAACGAATCGCATTCAGAGATTTCACGATGTTCTTTCACCCTTCCGATATCAGATTGAGTGGACTGCAAAAACTGCTGCCGGCGGGGGAACCAAGCTTACGCAATCGGTTAGTCGTTCGGACGGCGGCTCACATCGCGAAGCTCCTCCACTTGCAGAATTAAGTGACGGTCAGATCTCAGTGCAAGGATTGGCCACGCTGTTTGCAGCGAGCACAGAATATCGTTGGAGTCGCTGGCCTGCTTTGCTTCTCGACGATCCGTTGCAGAGCTCAGACCTTCTACACGCGTCGGCGTTCATTGACATCATTCGTGGCTTGATAAGAGATTTGGGGTATCAAATTTTCCTGTCGTCGCACGACATGGAAGAAGCACAGTATATCATGCGGAAGTGTGAACGGTCAGGCATTACTGTTACTCGGTGTCATCTGCTCGGTCCCGGCGTGAATGGAGTGCGTTGGACGACCGAGTAG